TGATTTGGAATGCTGGTGCAGAACGCATTCAAGGTTATACAGCTAAAGAAATTTTAGATCAACATTTCTCCCGTTTCTATACGGCCACTGACTTAGAGCGAGGTCATCCCGGCCGCTTGCTTGAGGTAGCCGCAGCTCAAGGAAAGTTTGCTGAAGAAGCTTGGCGAGTCCGCAAAGATGGCTCTCATTTTTACGCCAGTGTTCTGATTACAGCTTTACTTGATGAACAAGGAAATTTATCTGGCTTCTGCAATGTTGTACGTGATATCACACAACGAAAAGAGTCAGAAAACGAACTGATGATGCAGGCGCGACAACAAGAAGCGATCGCTCAATTGGGTCAATTAGCACTTTCCGGTATTGACCTCACAACCTTGCTTAATCAAACCTGCGCTCTGATAGCTCAAACTCTGGATATAGAATACAATAAAGTGTTGCAACTGCTACCACAGCAGGGTATTTTGTTGCTGCGAGCAGGGGTAGGATGGCAGCCTGAATTAATTAATCGTGCCACAGTCAACGCTGGTACTGATTCCCAAGCAGGTTATACATTGCTTGTGAATCAGCCAGTGATTCTTACAGACCTCCGCACAGAAACGCGGTTTCATAGTTCCCCTTTGCTCATGAATCACGGAGTCATCAGTGGTATCAGCGTCATTATCAACGGACATCAACCACCTTGGGGCGTTTTAGCTGTTCACACCACCCGTCAAAGAAGCTTTACCCCAAATGATGTTAATTTTTTGCAAGGTGTTGCTAATATCCTCGCTGAAGCAATTGACCGTTGGGAGTCAGCACAAGCATTACAAGAAAGTTATAACCTGCTGGAAAGCGTCATTGAAGGTACAAATGATGCAGTATTTCTTAAAGACCGCCAAGGACGCTATCAACTGATTAATACGACTGGGGCGCGAATTTTCGGCAGTGCTAAAGACGAGATTGTGGGTAAAGACGATATTCAATTATTTCCGCGTCACATTGCAGCGACCATTAGAGAAACTGATCGTCGCATCATGAACAGAGGCAAAACAGAAGTAATTGAAGAACTGATCATGGAGGCGGGTAGGCTGCATACCTATCTATCCACCAAAGACCCCTACCGAGATGCACGCGGTAACATCATTGGCTTAATTGGTATAGCAAGAGACATCACAGAGCGAAAGCGGACGGAAGCAGCACTGTATCGCTCGAATCAGCGTTTGGCAACTTTACAAGCAATTGACCGTGCCATTTTAAGGGCAGAGTCACCAGCACAGATTGCCCAAGCTGCCCTAGAACGTTTGAGTAATGTGATTGTCTGCCAGCAAGCCGCTGTGATTTTGTTTAATTTCAACACCAGTGAAGCCCAAATTCTGGCGGGGCAAATTGCTGGTAATTATGCGGGGGCAGTAGTATCGATTAATCAATTAACGCCTGTGGAGATTGTCAGGTATCGAGAGCCGATTTTATATATAGATGATATTGCAACTTGGAGCGATCGCACACCAGCCCTAGAGTATCAGTTGGCAGCAGGTTCTCGGAGTTTCCTCGCAGTGGCCTTGCAGGTTGAAGGCAATTTGATCGGCGACTTAACATTATTTGCCAACAAACCTGCTGCTTTTGACTTAGAAAACCAAGCCATCGCCACAGAAATTGCCAATCAACTAGCGATCGCCATTCAGCAATCCCGACTGCGCGAACAACTGCAAAACCACGCCAACGAACTAGAACAACGAGTTGCCGAACGCACAGCCGCCCTTGTGGAAGCCAACAGTGAACTGGAAACCTTTGGGTATTCAGTCTCCCACGACTTGCGCGCACCTCTGCGTTCCGTACAAGGCTTAGCTCAAGCACTCCAAGAAGACTACGGCGACCAATTAGACAGCGACGGACAAGAATATATCCAGCGGATTGTTGCCTCAGCCGAACGCATGGATGGATTGATTCAAGACCTGCTCAACTACTCCCGCCTCAGTCGGGCTGAAATGAAGCTGCGGATATTGAACTTGACAGAAATCGTTACATATGCAGTGGGGCAATTAGAAGCGGAGTTGCGATCGCGACAAGCTCAGGTGACAATCGAACAACCATTTCCAGAAGTTAGAGGACATTATACAACTTTGTTGCAAGCGATCGTTAACCTGCTGAGCAACGCCATCAAATTTGTCCCCCCTAACAGACAACCCCAGATTCGTGTATGGGCAGAAATGGTGGCAGGGGTGCAGGGGAGCAGGGGTGCAGGGGTGCAGGGGAGCAGGGGAGCAGGGGTGCAGGGGTGCAGGGGTGCAGGGGAGCAGGGGAGCAGGGGAGAATCTACAACAAATCTTCCCCCCCATCCCCCCATCCCCCCATCCCCCCGACTTCGCCTCTGGGTCGAAGACAACGGCATTGGCATTGCGCCAGAGCATCAAGAGCGAATTTTTAACGTATTTGAAAGGCTACACGGTGAAGAAAGTTACCCAGGTTCTGGCATTGGCTTGGCAATTGTCCGCAAGGGAGTTGAACGCATAGGGGGACATGTGGGCGTAGAATCGGCATTGGGGCAAGGTAGCCGTTTTTGGATTGAACTACAAACACAAGACATAGACGCATGAACACAGCAGAGCAACAGACCATTTTGCTGGCAGAGGACGACTCGAATCAAGTCCTGTTAATTCGTCGTGCTTTACGCAAAGCTAATCTGACACAACTGCTGCAAGTTGTTAGCGACGGAGAAGCCGCCATTGCTTACCTCTGTGGTGAAGGAAATTATGCTGACCGCAAGTCTTATCCTCTGCCAATACTGGTTTTGTTAGACTTGAAAATGCCTCGTAAATCTGGGTTTGAAGTGTTAGAGT
Above is a window of Nostoc sp. UHCC 0702 DNA encoding:
- a CDS encoding response regulator: MNTAEQQTILLAEDDSNQVLLIRRALRKANLTQLLQVVSDGEAAIAYLCGEGNYADRKSYPLPILVLLDLKMPRKSGFEVLEWLKQQPELKRLPVIVLTTSTEMHDIQKAYDLGVNSYLVKPVAFNDLTAMVKLLEAYWLNLNQRPFVYTD